From the genome of Actinacidiphila yeochonensis CN732, one region includes:
- a CDS encoding MFS transporter, translating to MLAAIVGTQLMILLDVTVVNVALPAIRDHLGFSPTGLSWVVNVYTLAFGGLLLLGSRVGDMVGRRTALVWGVAVFTLASAAGGLAEDRAELLVARGVQGAAAALAAPGTLALIATSFAEGAERNRALAVFSAVSGAGSAIGLALGGMLTDWGSWRWVFFVNVPVGAAILLLAPRHITETRRQRGGRFDVTGALTSSLGAAALVYAFIRVAATRWTDGRALTLFAAAVLLLAAFLVNELRVESPLVVLRLFRSRNRALAYTAMLLVPAGMFGVFYFATQYLQNDLRFSPLRTGFAFLALALPLLAAARLAPRLIGRFGAKAVVCAGLPLNLAGTLWLAQLGPGDGYASGIAGPLVLVGLGVGWTMMPLNTFILSGVAPQDAGSASGLLQTMQQVGGSLGLSVLVTVFGTVSRHSRAHAFVDGATAAWTLAAVFTAAAFVLVLALRPPARPAVR from the coding sequence GTGCTGGCCGCGATCGTCGGCACCCAGCTGATGATCCTGCTGGACGTGACCGTGGTGAACGTCGCACTGCCCGCCATCCGCGACCACCTCGGGTTCAGCCCCACCGGGCTGTCCTGGGTGGTGAACGTCTACACGCTCGCCTTCGGCGGGCTGCTGCTGCTCGGCAGCCGGGTCGGCGACATGGTCGGGCGCCGCACCGCCCTCGTGTGGGGTGTGGCCGTCTTCACTCTCGCCTCGGCGGCCGGCGGGCTGGCGGAGGACCGCGCGGAGCTGCTGGTCGCCCGCGGGGTCCAGGGCGCCGCAGCCGCGCTCGCCGCGCCCGGAACCCTCGCCCTGATCGCCACCTCCTTCGCCGAGGGCGCCGAACGCAACCGGGCGCTGGCCGTCTTCTCGGCGGTCTCGGGCGCCGGATCGGCCATCGGGCTGGCCCTGGGCGGCATGCTCACCGACTGGGGCTCGTGGCGCTGGGTGTTCTTCGTCAACGTCCCCGTCGGCGCCGCGATCCTGCTGCTCGCCCCGCGCCACATCACCGAGACCCGGCGGCAGCGCGGCGGCCGGTTCGACGTCACCGGCGCGTTGACCAGCAGCCTCGGCGCCGCCGCCCTCGTCTACGCCTTCATCCGCGTCGCCGCCACGCGGTGGACCGACGGCCGGGCGCTCACCCTGTTCGCGGCCGCCGTCCTGCTGCTGGCGGCCTTCCTCGTCAACGAGCTGCGGGTGGAGAGCCCGCTGGTGGTCCTGCGCCTGTTCCGGAGCCGCAACCGGGCCCTGGCCTACACGGCGATGCTGCTGGTGCCGGCCGGGATGTTCGGCGTGTTCTACTTCGCCACCCAGTACCTCCAGAACGACCTGCGGTTCAGCCCGTTGCGCACCGGGTTCGCCTTCCTGGCGCTGGCCCTCCCGCTGCTCGCGGCGGCCCGGCTGGCACCGCGGCTCATCGGGCGGTTCGGCGCCAAGGCGGTGGTGTGCGCGGGGCTTCCGCTGAACCTGGCCGGCACGCTGTGGCTGGCCCAGCTCGGCCCGGGCGACGGCTACGCCTCCGGGATCGCCGGCCCGCTGGTCCTGGTCGGGCTCGGCGTCGGCTGGACGATGATGCCGCTGAACACGTTCATCCTGTCCGGGGTGGCGCCGCAGGACGCAGGGTCCGCGTCGGGGCTGCTCCAGACCATGCAGCAGGTCGGCGGCAGCCTCGGCCTGTCGGTGCTGGTGACCGTCTTCGGCACGGTCTCCCGGCACAGCCGTGCGCACGCCTTCGTGGACGGAGCCACCGCCGCGTGGACGCTCGCCGCCGTCTTCACCGCGGCGGCGTTCGTGCTGGTGCTCGCGCTGCGTCCGCCCGCCCGCCCGGCCGTGCGCTGA
- a CDS encoding acetyl/propionyl/methylcrotonyl-CoA carboxylase subunit alpha, with protein MRKVLIANRGEIAVRVARACRDAGIGSVAVYAEPDRDALHVRVADEAYALGGDTPASSYLDIKKVLAAAAESGADAVHPGYGFLSENAEFAQAVLDAGLTWIGPPPQAIRDLGDKVAARHIAQRAGAPLVAGTPDPVSGAEEVVAFAEENGLPIAIKAAFGGGGRGLKVARTLEEVPELYESAVREAVAAFGRGECFVERYLDRPRHVETQCLADQHGNVVVVSTRDCSLQRRHQKLVEEAPAPWLNEEQVAQLYSASKAILKEAGYVGAGTCEFLVGQDGTISFLEVNTRLQVEHPVTEEVSGIDLVREMFRIADGEELGYGDPELRGHSFEFRINGEDPGRNFLPAPGTVAVFNPPTGPGVRLDAGVESGSVIGPAWDSLLAKLIVSGATREQALQRAARALDEFQVEGMATAIPFHRAVVRDPAFAPKKGEGPFTVHTRWIETEFENTIEPFTGAAPGEEDESVGRETVVVEVGGKRLEVSLPAHLGMTLARTGLAAGAKPKRRAASRAAAAVSGDTLASPMQGTIVKVAVEEGQKVAAGDLIVVLEAMKMEQPINAHRAGTVSGLKAEVGSSISSGAVVCEIKD; from the coding sequence GTGCGTAAGGTGCTCATCGCCAACCGCGGTGAAATCGCTGTCCGTGTCGCTCGTGCGTGCCGGGATGCCGGGATCGGCAGCGTCGCGGTCTACGCGGAGCCGGATCGGGACGCGCTGCATGTGCGCGTCGCCGACGAGGCGTACGCGCTGGGCGGTGACACCCCGGCCAGCAGCTATCTGGACATCAAGAAGGTACTGGCGGCGGCCGCCGAGTCGGGTGCGGACGCGGTCCACCCCGGGTACGGCTTCCTGTCGGAGAACGCCGAGTTCGCCCAGGCCGTGCTGGACGCCGGGCTGACCTGGATCGGTCCGCCGCCGCAGGCGATCCGCGACCTCGGCGACAAGGTGGCGGCCCGTCACATCGCCCAGCGCGCCGGCGCCCCGCTGGTGGCCGGTACCCCCGACCCGGTCTCGGGCGCCGAGGAGGTCGTCGCCTTCGCCGAGGAGAACGGCCTGCCGATCGCCATCAAGGCGGCCTTCGGAGGTGGCGGACGCGGCCTGAAGGTGGCCCGAACGCTGGAAGAGGTCCCGGAGCTGTACGAGTCGGCGGTGCGCGAGGCGGTGGCCGCGTTCGGCCGCGGCGAGTGCTTCGTCGAGCGCTACCTCGACCGCCCCCGGCACGTCGAGACGCAGTGCCTGGCCGACCAGCACGGCAACGTGGTGGTCGTCTCCACCCGCGACTGCTCGCTCCAGCGCCGCCACCAGAAGCTCGTCGAGGAGGCCCCGGCCCCCTGGCTGAACGAGGAGCAGGTGGCGCAGCTGTACTCCGCCTCCAAGGCGATCCTCAAGGAGGCCGGCTACGTCGGCGCCGGCACCTGCGAGTTCCTGGTCGGCCAGGACGGCACCATCTCCTTCCTTGAGGTCAACACCCGTCTCCAGGTGGAGCACCCGGTCACCGAGGAGGTCTCGGGCATCGACCTGGTGCGCGAGATGTTCCGCATCGCCGACGGCGAGGAGCTGGGCTACGGCGACCCGGAGCTGCGCGGCCACTCCTTCGAGTTCCGCATCAACGGTGAGGACCCGGGCCGCAACTTCCTGCCCGCGCCCGGCACGGTGGCCGTCTTCAACCCGCCCACGGGCCCGGGCGTGCGACTGGACGCCGGCGTGGAGTCCGGCAGCGTGATCGGCCCCGCCTGGGACTCGCTGCTGGCCAAGCTGATCGTCTCCGGCGCCACCCGGGAGCAGGCGCTGCAGCGTGCCGCCCGCGCGCTGGACGAGTTCCAGGTCGAGGGCATGGCCACCGCCATCCCGTTCCACCGCGCGGTGGTCCGGGACCCGGCGTTCGCCCCGAAGAAGGGCGAGGGCCCGTTCACCGTCCACACCCGCTGGATCGAGACGGAGTTCGAGAACACCATCGAGCCGTTCACCGGTGCGGCCCCCGGCGAGGAGGACGAGTCGGTCGGCCGCGAGACGGTGGTCGTCGAGGTGGGCGGCAAGCGCCTTGAGGTGTCGCTGCCCGCGCACCTGGGGATGACGCTGGCCCGTACCGGCCTCGCCGCCGGTGCCAAGCCGAAGCGCCGGGCGGCCAGCCGCGCCGCCGCGGCGGTCTCCGGCGACACCCTCGCCTCGCCGATGCAGGGCACGATCGTCAAGGTCGCGGTGGAGGAGGGCCAGAAGGTGGCCGCGGGCGACCTGATCGTCGTCCTGGAGGCGATGAAGATGGAGCAGCCCATCAACGCGCACCGCGCCGGCACGGTGTCCGGGCTGAAGGCGGAGGTCGGCTCCTCGATCTCCTCCGGCGCGGTGGTCTGCGAGATCAAGGACTGA
- a CDS encoding nucleoside triphosphate pyrophosphatase: MSDAQVNRARRPLVLASASPARLGLLRQAGLDPVVVVSGFDEDSVTAPTPAELALRLARAKAAAVAGGDRLPPGAPLVVGCDSVLELDGQALGKPADAAEATARWQAMRGRSGVLQTGHCVIDTATGQEVAATASTTVRFGTPDDAEVAAYVASGEPLHVAGAFTLDGRSAPFVEGVEGDPGNVIGLSLPLLRRLLADLGVRITDLWAPTD, encoded by the coding sequence GTGAGCGATGCCCAGGTGAACCGCGCCCGCCGTCCCCTCGTCCTTGCCTCGGCCTCCCCCGCCCGGCTGGGGCTGCTCCGCCAGGCGGGGCTGGACCCGGTGGTGGTCGTCTCGGGCTTCGACGAGGACTCCGTCACCGCGCCCACCCCGGCCGAGCTGGCGCTGCGGCTGGCCCGCGCCAAGGCCGCCGCCGTGGCCGGCGGGGACCGGCTGCCGCCGGGTGCCCCGCTGGTCGTGGGGTGCGACTCGGTGCTGGAGCTGGACGGGCAGGCACTGGGCAAGCCCGCCGACGCCGCGGAGGCCACCGCCCGCTGGCAGGCGATGCGCGGCCGGTCCGGGGTGCTCCAGACCGGCCACTGCGTCATCGACACCGCCACCGGGCAGGAGGTGGCGGCCACCGCGTCCACCACCGTGCGGTTCGGCACCCCCGACGACGCCGAGGTGGCCGCCTACGTGGCCAGCGGCGAACCGCTCCACGTGGCGGGGGCGTTCACCCTCGACGGGCGGTCGGCGCCCTTCGTGGAGGGCGTGGAGGGCGACCCCGGCAACGTCATCGGCCTGTCGCTGCCGCTGCTGCGGCGGCTGCTGGCCGACCTCGGGGTCCGGATCACCGACCTGTGGGCGCCGACGGACTGA
- the mmpB gene encoding morphogenic membrane protein MmpB, translating to MLWTDDQPRQRDEDLRRTQVQVRRAMVVVAVAAALAMALVAWYA from the coding sequence ATGCTCTGGACGGACGACCAGCCCCGGCAGCGGGACGAGGACCTGCGCCGGACGCAGGTCCAGGTCCGCCGGGCGATGGTGGTGGTGGCGGTGGCCGCGGCCCTGGCGATGGCCCTCGTCGCCTGGTACGCCTGA
- a CDS encoding acyl-CoA carboxylase subunit epsilon: protein MDIKVERGWPTPEELAAVVALVRARAMALAQDDGPAPEHRSAWSDPARTVPGAPRRPGPDAWRTSAWRA, encoded by the coding sequence ATGGACATCAAGGTGGAGCGGGGGTGGCCGACTCCGGAGGAGTTGGCCGCCGTGGTGGCGCTGGTGCGGGCCCGCGCGATGGCGCTGGCGCAGGACGACGGCCCTGCCCCGGAGCACCGGAGCGCCTGGTCCGATCCGGCACGGACCGTTCCGGGTGCGCCGCGCCGCCCGGGGCCCGACGCCTGGCGCACCTCGGCCTGGCGGGCCTGA
- a CDS encoding acyl-CoA carboxylase subunit beta codes for MAEQEYDVHTTAGKLADLRRRVEEATHAGSARAVEKQHAKGKLTARERIELLLDEDSFTELDEFARHRSTNFGLEDNRPYGDGVVTGWGTVEGRPVAVFSQDFTVFGGALGEVFGEKITKVMDFALKTGCPVIGVNDSGGARIQEGVASLGMYGEIFRRNTLASGVIPQISVITGPCAGGAVYSPAITDFVVMVDQTSHMFITGPDVIKTVTGEDVGMEELGGARTHNTTSGNAHHMAADEKDAFEYVKALLSYLPGNNLEEPPSFPVEADLSVTDEDRELDALVPDSANQPYDMHKVVEHVLDDGEFLETQALFAPNIITGFGRVEGRPVGVVANQPLQFAGCLDINASEKAARFVRTCDSFNVPVLTFVDVPGFLPGTGQEWDGIIRRGAKLIYAYAEATVPLITVITRKAYGGAYDVMGSKHLGADLNLAWPTAQIAVMGAQGAVNILHRRALAEAASPEEADELRQRLVQDYEDTLLNPYTAAERGYVDAVIEPSRTRSHLVRALRTLRNKRESLPPKKHGNIPL; via the coding sequence AACTGCTGCTGGACGAGGACTCGTTCACGGAGCTGGACGAGTTCGCCCGGCACCGCTCCACCAACTTCGGCCTGGAGGACAACCGCCCCTACGGCGACGGGGTGGTGACCGGCTGGGGCACCGTCGAAGGTCGGCCGGTCGCGGTGTTCTCGCAGGACTTCACCGTCTTCGGCGGGGCCCTGGGCGAGGTGTTCGGCGAGAAGATCACCAAGGTGATGGACTTCGCCCTGAAGACCGGCTGCCCGGTGATCGGCGTCAACGACTCCGGCGGCGCCCGCATCCAGGAGGGCGTGGCCAGCCTGGGGATGTACGGCGAGATCTTCCGCCGCAACACGCTGGCCTCCGGCGTCATCCCGCAGATCAGCGTGATCACCGGGCCGTGCGCGGGCGGCGCGGTCTACTCCCCGGCGATCACCGACTTCGTGGTGATGGTCGACCAGACGTCGCACATGTTCATCACGGGCCCTGACGTGATCAAGACGGTGACCGGCGAGGACGTCGGCATGGAGGAGCTGGGCGGGGCCCGCACCCACAACACGACCTCCGGCAACGCGCACCACATGGCGGCGGACGAGAAGGACGCGTTCGAGTACGTCAAGGCGCTGCTGTCCTACCTGCCGGGCAACAACCTGGAGGAGCCGCCGTCCTTCCCGGTCGAGGCCGACCTCTCGGTGACCGACGAGGACCGCGAGCTCGACGCCCTGGTACCGGACTCGGCGAACCAGCCGTACGACATGCACAAGGTCGTCGAGCACGTCCTGGACGACGGGGAGTTCCTGGAGACGCAGGCCCTGTTCGCGCCGAACATCATCACCGGCTTCGGCCGCGTCGAGGGCCGGCCGGTGGGCGTGGTGGCCAACCAGCCGCTCCAGTTCGCCGGGTGCCTGGACATCAACGCCTCGGAGAAGGCCGCGCGCTTCGTCCGCACCTGCGACAGCTTCAACGTGCCGGTGCTCACCTTCGTCGACGTCCCTGGCTTCCTGCCCGGCACCGGGCAGGAGTGGGACGGCATCATCCGCCGCGGCGCGAAGCTGATCTACGCCTACGCCGAGGCCACGGTGCCGCTGATCACCGTCATCACCCGCAAGGCGTACGGCGGCGCGTACGACGTGATGGGTTCCAAGCACCTGGGAGCCGACCTCAACCTGGCGTGGCCGACGGCGCAGATCGCCGTCATGGGCGCGCAGGGCGCCGTCAACATCCTGCACCGCCGCGCCCTGGCCGAGGCGGCGAGCCCCGAGGAGGCCGACGAGCTGCGTCAGCGGCTCGTCCAGGACTACGAGGACACCCTCCTCAACCCGTACACAGCCGCCGAACGGGGTTACGTGGACGCGGTGATCGAGCCCTCGCGGACCCGTTCGCACCTGGTCAGGGCGCTGCGGACGCTGCGCAACAAGCGGGAGAGCCTGCCGCCGAAGAAGCACGGCAACATCCCGCTGTGA